One window of the Chloroflexota bacterium genome contains the following:
- a CDS encoding chromate transporter — protein MLETLQTWWQIFLSMASVGTFGYGGGPSVIPLIKKEAVDVHHWMDAAEFTDALAFGNSLPGPIATKMSAYIGFKIAGLPGALSGVLGMVVPSFILILVLASIYMAFKDDARAKGALTAVRPVILALLAFTTYDLLPKTGGISWDYIAIAAVAFLLMVFTEIHPALIILAAALIGVFFYGR, from the coding sequence ATGCTTGAAACGCTTCAGACGTGGTGGCAGATATTCTTGTCGATGGCAAGCGTCGGCACGTTTGGGTATGGCGGTGGGCCATCCGTGATTCCGCTGATCAAGAAGGAAGCCGTCGATGTCCACCACTGGATGGACGCGGCTGAGTTTACCGACGCGCTGGCGTTCGGGAACTCCCTGCCGGGACCGATTGCCACGAAGATGTCGGCCTACATCGGTTTCAAGATTGCCGGGTTGCCGGGCGCGCTGTCCGGCGTGCTGGGCATGGTGGTCCCTTCATTCATTCTGATCCTCGTTCTGGCGTCCATCTACATGGCGTTCAAAGACGACGCGCGGGCCAAAGGCGCGCTGACCGCTGTGCGCCCCGTTATTCTGGCACTGCTGGCGTTCACAACCTACGATCTGCTCCCCAAGACCGGTGGCATCAGTTGGGACTACATTGCGATAGCCGCTGTCGCGTTTCTGCTGATGGTCTTTACCGAAATTCATCCGGCGCTGATCATCCTGGCTGCCGCGCTTATCGGCGTCTTCTTCTACGGCCGCTAG
- a CDS encoding ArgE/DapE family deacylase, producing MIRTDNSLAIRIAQDLVRIDSVNPDLVPSAAGEAAASHAICELMRSWGLEVIERELKPGRLNAVGILRGSGGGRTLLFNGHTDVVSVTGMAEPFAGTLRDGRVYGRGAFDMKGSLAATLAATHALVQSGVRLRGDVVFTYVADEEYASIGTEGIVADIRTGLLPRPDAAINTEPSDLKLGIAHKGFAWAEIDAHGMAAHGSRPDLGVDAIVQMGKVLTEIGALQQRLSAGDKHRLLGTGSVHASLIQGGRELSSYPDRCTLQIERRTVPPESEQTVANELGGILERLAAADPAFSAASRITFVRNPWEADVQSAIARLTSAAIERATGRAAEHSAFTGWLDSALLGDAGIPTVVFGPSGEGAHALDEWVDGASLGVCAQVYADVIEAFCG from the coding sequence GTGATTCGTACTGACAATAGCCTTGCGATTCGCATCGCGCAGGATCTCGTCCGCATCGATTCGGTGAACCCGGATCTCGTGCCTTCCGCGGCGGGCGAGGCGGCGGCGTCGCATGCCATCTGCGAATTGATGCGCTCCTGGGGTTTGGAGGTCATCGAGCGCGAGTTGAAGCCGGGGCGGCTTAACGCCGTCGGCATCCTGCGCGGCAGTGGCGGCGGCCGCACTCTGCTGTTCAACGGCCACACCGACGTCGTCAGCGTGACGGGCATGGCCGAGCCGTTTGCGGGCACGCTGCGCGACGGTCGGGTCTATGGCCGCGGGGCGTTCGACATGAAGGGCTCGCTGGCGGCCACGCTGGCCGCTACGCACGCGCTCGTACAGTCGGGCGTCCGCCTGCGCGGTGATGTGGTGTTCACCTACGTGGCCGACGAGGAGTACGCCAGCATCGGCACCGAAGGCATTGTGGCCGACATTCGCACCGGGCTGCTGCCCCGGCCGGATGCCGCCATCAACACCGAGCCCTCGGATCTCAAGCTTGGCATCGCCCACAAGGGCTTTGCCTGGGCGGAGATTGACGCGCACGGCATGGCCGCGCACGGCTCCCGGCCCGACCTCGGTGTGGACGCGATTGTGCAGATGGGCAAAGTGCTCACGGAAATCGGCGCGTTGCAGCAGCGGCTGAGTGCGGGCGACAAACACCGCCTGCTGGGGACCGGCTCAGTTCACGCCTCGCTAATTCAGGGCGGGCGCGAGTTGTCGTCGTATCCCGATCGGTGCACGCTGCAGATCGAGCGCCGCACGGTGCCGCCAGAGAGCGAGCAGACGGTGGCTAACGAGTTGGGCGGCATCCTGGAACGATTGGCCGCTGCCGATCCCGCCTTCAGCGCGGCGAGCCGCATCACGTTCGTGCGCAACCCGTGGGAGGCTGATGTGCAGTCGGCGATCGCACGCCTGACGAGCGCGGCGATTGAGCGCGCCACCGGCCGCGCCGCCGAGCATTCGGCCTTCACCGGCTGGCTCGACTCGGCGTTGCTGGGCGACGCGGGCATCCCGACGGTGGTGTTTGGCCCAAGCGGCGAAGGTGCGCATGCACTGGACGAGTGGGTGGACGGCGCGTCGCTGGGCGTCTGCGCGCAGGTATACGCCGACGTAATCGAAGCGTTTTGCGGTTGA
- a CDS encoding SpoIIE family protein phosphatase translates to MALLGIGLLVSVLMPEALAAQLPALTLFLLLSVAVKRAGFHVAPKVTHSLVGVIDLASLVSWGAGGGGLVAGLSGALHILGVWVRHRNQPAPDMLSQAAFSFGLKVTMALLGATVYARLGGHIWLTTITLNDVLPTGVLCVLWFAMDHAAWGLGEWIERGSDGLTAFYRTVMVPSLLVELMPLPGGALLAYLFATLEPAVFLAIASGVIVASVAVQRVADLSQAYIRRDRELQTLNDFAQELSRLRLDEAQVLELVHRYASHVADTENFAISLEDERTHEVVMAVWFREGVRQASRRYSRWGGPTGRVVRDRRPFRSTDITREAQPVTGVLAMPRPPRSVLYVPLMTKDAVIGVVSLQSPLASQYNADQERILLALANQATQEIVQARMYRAEQKRTRQLETIAEVSQRVAGIYDLDELLAFTTALIKINFNYYHVEIYLLRDDRLVHRAGTVAGRGPLSGVKLDRTSIISAVARTAEPVLANDVKQEPRYLFDPAAPRTAAELVVPLSAEGKVLGVLEVQADEVNFFTPSDVFVIQTLADQVALALQEAELFASVQHEAYISNALLQVSDSMSSLTEVHDILNTLVRITPFLIGVRHGFVLRWDRESGGWIGGESHGLCTECSEELVGLRFSANSLASGDSLVGAGPRVLTLNDDFALRWGIDRLLVIPLVIRGTLLGAFCVDDQAGLDERKTSLLVGMANQTAIAVEAAQLEMERDRRVQLDQELTIGRAIQASLLPTHPPAVPGFDLAAIWLPARQVAGDFFDFVPLRDGKWGIVVADVSDKGVPAAIYMTLARTVVRSIALGRASRRAPAQVLERANEIIVADTRSDLFVTVFYTVLDPAERVLECANAGHCPPLWYRARTQTIEWFAPMGGLPLGVIDSITLNSMSYRLEPGDIVVFYTDGVTEASSAAGDMFERERLRDVLTANQMHSARAIMDAIIDAVSDFVGGGEQADDLTIVVLKCEPLVANGAPVGV, encoded by the coding sequence ATGGCGCTACTTGGTATCGGGCTGCTGGTGTCCGTACTGATGCCGGAAGCGCTCGCGGCGCAGCTTCCCGCGCTGACGCTGTTTCTGCTGCTGTCCGTCGCCGTAAAGCGCGCCGGCTTTCACGTTGCGCCGAAGGTCACCCATTCGCTGGTTGGCGTGATCGACCTGGCGTCGCTCGTCAGTTGGGGCGCGGGCGGCGGCGGTCTGGTCGCCGGCCTGAGCGGTGCGCTCCATATTCTTGGCGTGTGGGTGCGGCACCGCAACCAACCTGCGCCCGATATGCTGTCGCAGGCAGCGTTCAGTTTCGGGCTGAAAGTGACAATGGCGCTGCTTGGCGCCACAGTGTATGCCCGGCTCGGCGGCCACATCTGGCTGACGACCATCACGTTGAACGACGTGTTGCCCACCGGCGTGCTATGCGTGCTGTGGTTTGCCATGGACCACGCGGCGTGGGGGCTGGGGGAGTGGATCGAGCGCGGTTCCGACGGTCTGACCGCATTCTACCGCACGGTCATGGTCCCGTCGCTGCTGGTGGAACTGATGCCGCTGCCCGGCGGCGCTCTGCTGGCCTACCTGTTTGCGACGCTCGAACCGGCCGTATTCCTCGCGATTGCCTCCGGCGTGATCGTCGCCAGCGTCGCCGTGCAGCGGGTTGCCGACCTGTCGCAGGCCTACATTCGCCGCGACCGCGAACTGCAAACGCTCAACGATTTCGCCCAGGAGCTGAGCCGCCTGCGGCTGGACGAAGCGCAGGTGCTCGAACTGGTGCATCGCTACGCCTCGCATGTTGCCGACACCGAAAACTTCGCCATTTCGCTTGAAGACGAGCGAACGCACGAGGTCGTCATGGCGGTTTGGTTCCGCGAAGGCGTGCGGCAGGCGTCGCGCCGCTACTCGCGCTGGGGCGGGCCGACCGGACGCGTCGTCCGCGACCGCCGTCCCTTCCGCTCGACAGACATCACACGGGAGGCGCAACCGGTCACCGGCGTGCTGGCCATGCCGCGGCCGCCGCGCTCGGTCCTGTATGTGCCGCTCATGACGAAAGATGCGGTGATCGGCGTGGTCTCGCTCCAGTCGCCGCTCGCAAGCCAGTACAACGCCGATCAGGAACGCATCCTGCTGGCGCTGGCTAATCAGGCAACGCAGGAGATCGTGCAGGCGCGCATGTACCGCGCGGAGCAAAAGCGCACCCGCCAGTTGGAGACGATCGCCGAGGTCAGCCAGCGCGTGGCGGGCATATACGACCTCGACGAACTGCTGGCCTTCACGACGGCGCTGATCAAGATTAACTTCAACTATTATCACGTCGAGATTTACCTGCTGCGCGACGATCGGCTCGTGCACCGGGCCGGAACGGTGGCCGGGCGCGGTCCGCTGTCCGGCGTCAAGCTTGACCGCACCAGTATCATTAGCGCCGTGGCGCGGACGGCCGAGCCGGTGCTGGCCAACGACGTGAAGCAGGAGCCCCGCTACCTATTCGATCCCGCGGCGCCGCGCACGGCGGCCGAGTTGGTCGTCCCGCTGTCCGCGGAAGGCAAGGTGCTGGGCGTGCTGGAGGTGCAGGCGGACGAAGTCAACTTCTTCACGCCGTCGGATGTTTTCGTGATCCAGACGCTGGCCGATCAGGTCGCGCTGGCGCTGCAGGAAGCGGAACTGTTTGCCAGCGTTCAGCATGAAGCGTACATATCGAACGCGCTGCTGCAGGTGTCCGACTCGATGAGCAGCCTCACCGAAGTTCACGACATTCTCAATACGCTGGTGCGCATCACGCCGTTCCTGATCGGCGTGCGGCACGGCTTCGTCCTGCGCTGGGACCGGGAGAGCGGCGGCTGGATCGGCGGCGAATCGCATGGCCTCTGTACCGAATGCAGCGAGGAACTGGTCGGCCTGCGATTCTCCGCGAACAGCCTGGCGAGCGGCGACTCGCTGGTTGGAGCCGGCCCGCGCGTGTTGACGCTGAACGACGACTTTGCGCTGCGCTGGGGTATCGACCGGCTGCTGGTCATTCCACTCGTGATTCGGGGCACGTTGCTCGGGGCGTTCTGCGTTGACGATCAGGCCGGGCTGGACGAGCGCAAAACGAGCTTGCTGGTCGGCATGGCCAATCAGACGGCGATTGCGGTCGAGGCCGCGCAGTTGGAGATGGAGCGCGACCGGCGCGTGCAACTGGACCAGGAGTTGACGATCGGCCGCGCCATTCAGGCGTCACTGCTGCCAACGCATCCGCCGGCGGTGCCCGGTTTCGATCTGGCGGCCATCTGGCTGCCGGCGCGGCAGGTGGCGGGCGACTTCTTCGACTTTGTGCCGCTGCGCGACGGCAAGTGGGGCATTGTCGTCGCCGACGTGTCCGACAAAGGCGTGCCGGCCGCGATCTACATGACGCTTGCGCGCACCGTGGTGCGCTCGATTGCGCTCGGTCGTGCGTCGCGCCGGGCGCCCGCCCAGGTGCTGGAGCGCGCCAACGAGATCATCGTGGCAGACACGCGTTCCGACCTCTTTGTGACTGTGTTTTATACGGTGCTCGACCCGGCAGAGCGGGTTCTCGAATGCGCGAACGCCGGTCATTGCCCGCCGCTCTGGTACCGCGCGCGGACGCAGACCATCGAGTGGTTTGCGCCGATGGGCGGGCTACCGCTCGGCGTCATCGACTCGATCACGCTCAACAGCATGTCGTACCGGCTCGAGCCCGGCGATATCGTGGTGTTCTACACGGATGGCGTGACCGAGGCGTCTAGCGCGGCGGGCGACATGTTCGAGCGCGAGCGCTTGCGCGATGTGCTCACCGCCAATCAGATGCATTCGGCGCGCGCGATCATGGACGCGATCATCGATGCCGTGAGCGACTTTGTCGGGGGCGGCGAGCAGGCGGACGATCTGACTATTGTGGTGCTCAAGTGCGAGCCGCTGGTCGCGAACGGCGCGCCGGTGGGGGTATAA
- a CDS encoding serine hydroxymethyltransferase: MSILATQDPEVYKVIQQEAGRQRDKIELIASENYVSPAVLEAVGSILTNKYAEGYPGNRYYGGCEYVDVVENIARDRARQLFGAEHANVQPHAGAQANLAVYMAIAKPGDPVLAMKLDHGGHLTHGSPVNFSGMWFNVAHYGVSKDDERLDYEEIMTLAQQTKPKFIMAGATVYPRLWDFERMRWIADQVGTLLVADMAHIAGLVAAGLHPSPVPYAHIVTSTTHKTLRGPRGGMILCKQEFAKAVDKAVFPGTQGGPLMHVIAAKAVALGEALKPEFKQYQQRILDNAKALAAGLKAEGFRLVSDGTDNHLMLVDLRPMNVTGKVAEKVLDEVGITVNKNSIPFDPQKPGITSGIRVGSPATATRGFGEAEMAQVATLIGKTLKNIGNESVYTEVRQSVMAITSRFPVPGLN, translated from the coding sequence ATGTCCATTCTGGCGACGCAAGACCCCGAAGTCTACAAAGTCATTCAGCAGGAAGCGGGCCGGCAAAGAGACAAGATCGAATTGATCGCGTCCGAGAACTATGTCAGCCCGGCGGTGCTCGAAGCGGTTGGCTCGATTCTGACTAACAAGTACGCCGAAGGTTATCCGGGCAACCGGTACTATGGCGGCTGCGAATACGTAGACGTGGTGGAGAACATCGCGCGCGACCGGGCCAGGCAGTTGTTTGGCGCCGAGCACGCCAACGTGCAGCCGCATGCCGGCGCGCAGGCGAACCTCGCCGTCTACATGGCAATTGCCAAGCCGGGCGATCCGGTGCTGGCGATGAAGCTCGATCACGGCGGCCACCTGACGCACGGCTCGCCGGTGAATTTCAGCGGCATGTGGTTCAACGTCGCTCATTACGGCGTCTCGAAGGATGATGAGCGGCTGGACTACGAGGAGATCATGACGCTGGCGCAGCAGACCAAGCCGAAGTTCATCATGGCGGGCGCCACGGTATACCCCCGCCTGTGGGACTTCGAGCGCATGCGCTGGATTGCCGATCAAGTCGGAACGCTGCTCGTGGCAGACATGGCGCACATCGCGGGTCTAGTCGCGGCGGGCCTGCACCCAAGCCCCGTGCCGTACGCGCACATTGTCACCTCGACGACGCACAAGACCCTGCGCGGCCCGCGCGGCGGCATGATTCTCTGCAAACAGGAGTTCGCCAAAGCGGTGGACAAAGCGGTGTTCCCCGGCACGCAGGGCGGCCCGTTGATGCACGTGATCGCGGCCAAAGCAGTCGCTCTCGGCGAAGCGCTCAAGCCGGAGTTCAAGCAGTACCAGCAGCGCATCCTGGACAACGCCAAAGCGCTCGCCGCCGGGCTGAAAGCTGAAGGGTTCCGCCTCGTTTCGGACGGCACCGACAACCACCTGATGCTGGTCGATCTGCGGCCGATGAACGTCACCGGCAAAGTGGCGGAAAAGGTGCTCGACGAGGTTGGGATCACGGTCAACAAGAACTCAATCCCGTTTGACCCGCAGAAGCCGGGCATCACGAGCGGCATCCGCGTCGGCTCGCCGGCCACCGCGACTCGCGGCTTCGGTGAGGCCGAGATGGCGCAGGTCGCGACGCTGATCGGCAAGACGTTGAAGAACATCGGCAACGAAAGTGTGTATACCGAGGTGCGGCAGTCCGTCATGGCGATCACGAGCCGTTTTCCCGTGCCGGGCCTTAACTAA